Proteins found in one Manduca sexta isolate Smith_Timp_Sample1 chromosome 8, JHU_Msex_v1.0, whole genome shotgun sequence genomic segment:
- the LOC115442722 gene encoding bifunctional methylenetetrahydrofolate dehydrogenase/cyclohydrolase, mitochondrial isoform X1, translated as MRQIICLRLVSSLLTSKMRSHTYIDSLGSASIMAKILNGKDLANEIKEELKLKVAAWVNEGHRTPSLRCIIVGDDPASRTYVNNKVKAAKFVGIDALAINHDATISEDALIAEIERLNADENVDGILVQLPIPETMNERKVCNAITPEKDVDGFHIINIGRLCTDMPAIVPATALGVVEMLKRYKIETFGRNAVVIGRSKNVGMPIAMLLHSDKRHDSGLGMDATVTICHRYTPKDQLEFYCRNADIIVTATGLPKLIKADMVKPGATIIDVGITKVIDENGKSALTGDVDFEEVSKVAGAITPVPGGVGPMTVAMLMHNTLQAAQNRVHSYKLQ; from the exons ATGAGGCAAATCATTTGTCTTCGTCTAGTCAGTTCGCTTCTGACATCCAAAATGAGAAGTCATACGTATATTGATTCCTTGGGCTCTGccag CATTATGGCAAAAATCCTCAACGGCAAAGATCTTGCCAACGAGATTAAAGAAGAATTGAAACTGAAGGTAGCGGCTTGGGTAAATGAAGGTCATAGAACTCCAAGCCTACGCTGCATAATAGTAGGAGATGACCCGGCAAGCCGTACTTACGTTAACAACAAGGTCAAAGCCGCTAAGTTTGTTGGAATAGATGCTTTGGCTATCAACCATGACGCCACCATATCTGAAGACGCATTGATTGCTGAAATCGAACGATTAAATGCAGATGAAAATGTCGACGGCATCTTGGTGCAATTACCTATCCCCGAAACAATGAATGAAAGAAAAGTTTGTAACGCAATAACTCCCGAGAAAGATGTTGATGGGTTCCACATTATCAATATTGGAAGATTATGTACGGACATGCCTGCCATCGTACCCGCTACTGCATTAGGCGTTGTGGAGATGTTGAAAAG GTACAAAATCGAAACATTCGGACGTAACGCTGTGGTTATTGGGCGGTCTAAAAACGTTGGGATGCCAATAGCGATGTTGTTGCACAGTGATAAGAGACACGACAGTGGGTTAGGAATGGATGCGACGGTCACCATCTGTCACCGTTACACGCCGAAGGATCAGTTGGAATTCTACTGCCGTAACGCAGATATCATCGTCACGGCTACAG GTCTACCCAAACTCATAAAAGCTGATATGGTCAAACCCGGTGCTACAATTATCGACGTGGGCATAACTAAAGTCATCGATGAAAATGGAAAGTCCGCACTCACCGGCGATGTTGATTTTGAAG AGGTAAGCAAAGTCGCTGGTGCAATAACTCCAGTGCCTGGAGGCGTAGGACCCATGACAGTGGCAATGTTAATGCACAACACACTGCAGGCCGCACAAAACCGAGTCCACTCGTACAAACTACAATAG
- the LOC115442722 gene encoding bifunctional methylenetetrahydrofolate dehydrogenase/cyclohydrolase, mitochondrial isoform X2 produces the protein MLLVSATIKFGALNYKLQSICQKFHTSPSIMAKILNGKDLANEIKEELKLKVAAWVNEGHRTPSLRCIIVGDDPASRTYVNNKVKAAKFVGIDALAINHDATISEDALIAEIERLNADENVDGILVQLPIPETMNERKVCNAITPEKDVDGFHIINIGRLCTDMPAIVPATALGVVEMLKRYKIETFGRNAVVIGRSKNVGMPIAMLLHSDKRHDSGLGMDATVTICHRYTPKDQLEFYCRNADIIVTATGLPKLIKADMVKPGATIIDVGITKVIDENGKSALTGDVDFEEVSKVAGAITPVPGGVGPMTVAMLMHNTLQAAQNRVHSYKLQ, from the exons CATTATGGCAAAAATCCTCAACGGCAAAGATCTTGCCAACGAGATTAAAGAAGAATTGAAACTGAAGGTAGCGGCTTGGGTAAATGAAGGTCATAGAACTCCAAGCCTACGCTGCATAATAGTAGGAGATGACCCGGCAAGCCGTACTTACGTTAACAACAAGGTCAAAGCCGCTAAGTTTGTTGGAATAGATGCTTTGGCTATCAACCATGACGCCACCATATCTGAAGACGCATTGATTGCTGAAATCGAACGATTAAATGCAGATGAAAATGTCGACGGCATCTTGGTGCAATTACCTATCCCCGAAACAATGAATGAAAGAAAAGTTTGTAACGCAATAACTCCCGAGAAAGATGTTGATGGGTTCCACATTATCAATATTGGAAGATTATGTACGGACATGCCTGCCATCGTACCCGCTACTGCATTAGGCGTTGTGGAGATGTTGAAAAG GTACAAAATCGAAACATTCGGACGTAACGCTGTGGTTATTGGGCGGTCTAAAAACGTTGGGATGCCAATAGCGATGTTGTTGCACAGTGATAAGAGACACGACAGTGGGTTAGGAATGGATGCGACGGTCACCATCTGTCACCGTTACACGCCGAAGGATCAGTTGGAATTCTACTGCCGTAACGCAGATATCATCGTCACGGCTACAG GTCTACCCAAACTCATAAAAGCTGATATGGTCAAACCCGGTGCTACAATTATCGACGTGGGCATAACTAAAGTCATCGATGAAAATGGAAAGTCCGCACTCACCGGCGATGTTGATTTTGAAG AGGTAAGCAAAGTCGCTGGTGCAATAACTCCAGTGCCTGGAGGCGTAGGACCCATGACAGTGGCAATGTTAATGCACAACACACTGCAGGCCGCACAAAACCGAGTCCACTCGTACAAACTACAATAG
- the LOC115442722 gene encoding bifunctional methylenetetrahydrofolate dehydrogenase/cyclohydrolase, mitochondrial isoform X3 encodes MAKILNGKDLANEIKEELKLKVAAWVNEGHRTPSLRCIIVGDDPASRTYVNNKVKAAKFVGIDALAINHDATISEDALIAEIERLNADENVDGILVQLPIPETMNERKVCNAITPEKDVDGFHIINIGRLCTDMPAIVPATALGVVEMLKRYKIETFGRNAVVIGRSKNVGMPIAMLLHSDKRHDSGLGMDATVTICHRYTPKDQLEFYCRNADIIVTATGLPKLIKADMVKPGATIIDVGITKVIDENGKSALTGDVDFEEVSKVAGAITPVPGGVGPMTVAMLMHNTLQAAQNRVHSYKLQ; translated from the exons ATGGCAAAAATCCTCAACGGCAAAGATCTTGCCAACGAGATTAAAGAAGAATTGAAACTGAAGGTAGCGGCTTGGGTAAATGAAGGTCATAGAACTCCAAGCCTACGCTGCATAATAGTAGGAGATGACCCGGCAAGCCGTACTTACGTTAACAACAAGGTCAAAGCCGCTAAGTTTGTTGGAATAGATGCTTTGGCTATCAACCATGACGCCACCATATCTGAAGACGCATTGATTGCTGAAATCGAACGATTAAATGCAGATGAAAATGTCGACGGCATCTTGGTGCAATTACCTATCCCCGAAACAATGAATGAAAGAAAAGTTTGTAACGCAATAACTCCCGAGAAAGATGTTGATGGGTTCCACATTATCAATATTGGAAGATTATGTACGGACATGCCTGCCATCGTACCCGCTACTGCATTAGGCGTTGTGGAGATGTTGAAAAG GTACAAAATCGAAACATTCGGACGTAACGCTGTGGTTATTGGGCGGTCTAAAAACGTTGGGATGCCAATAGCGATGTTGTTGCACAGTGATAAGAGACACGACAGTGGGTTAGGAATGGATGCGACGGTCACCATCTGTCACCGTTACACGCCGAAGGATCAGTTGGAATTCTACTGCCGTAACGCAGATATCATCGTCACGGCTACAG GTCTACCCAAACTCATAAAAGCTGATATGGTCAAACCCGGTGCTACAATTATCGACGTGGGCATAACTAAAGTCATCGATGAAAATGGAAAGTCCGCACTCACCGGCGATGTTGATTTTGAAG AGGTAAGCAAAGTCGCTGGTGCAATAACTCCAGTGCCTGGAGGCGTAGGACCCATGACAGTGGCAATGTTAATGCACAACACACTGCAGGCCGCACAAAACCGAGTCCACTCGTACAAACTACAATAG